The Gemmatimonas phototrophica region CACTTGCGTCCGGCGGGGAACGCAGCCCCACCGTGTCCGAGCAATCCCGCGGCCAGCACTTCCTTGGTCACATCGGCTGGCTGCAGCTCTTTCAGTGCCTTTTCAAGCGCCTGATATCCCCCACGCGCACGGTAGTCGTGGAGCGAATGCGATTGCTCCGTGGGTGGGAAGTTCATGAAGAACTTTCGCCCCGACAACTCCGGCATGGGATAGGTGGCGGGTGACGTCACTTGGTCAGTTCCTCGAGCAAGGCGTCCACGGCAGCCGGCGTGAGATTCTCATGGTACGCCTCGTTCACCATCATCATGGGAGCGGTGCCGCAGGAGGCGAGGCACTCGGCGGTACTCACGGTGAACTTGCCGTCGGGCGTGGTTTCGCCGGGCTGAATGCCGAGCCGACCGCACAAATATTTGAGCAGTCCGTCGGCCCCCCGCAGCGAGCACGACACGTTGTGGCAGACCTGCAGATGGTGGTGCCCCAGAGGCGTACGCGTGAACATGGTGTAGAAGCCGAGGACTTCGTCCACCTGCGTTCGGGGCACGCCCAGGTAGGCCACCAGTTCATCGATATCGCTGTCGGCGATGTACCCGCGCTCTTCCTGGATACGGCGCAAACAGGGAATGGTCAGGGATCCCTCGAAGCCGGCGGGGTAACGTTCCTTCCACCGCTCGAATTCGGGAATGAGATGCTGAATGTTGTTCATCGGACCCGTCATCGATCGCACTCGCCGCCAATCATGTTCACCGACCCGAACGTGGTGACGATATCGGCAAGTTGATAGCCGTTGAGCATGGTGTGCACGCCACCCATGTGCACAAAGCTGGGAGAGCGGACGTGCACTTTGTGCGGCTGGCCGTCACCAGTGCTCACGATATAAAACCCGAGTTCTCCATTGGCGCCTTCGTGCGCCAGATAGATATCACCGGCCGGTACCACCGGGCCTTCCATCACCAGCTTGAAGTGATTGATGAGCGATTCGATTTCGGTGTACACGAGGGCCTTGTCGGGAAACACACACCGACGGTCATCCACCATGATGGGGCCCTCGGGAATCATCTCGAGCAGTTGACGCACCATGTACACCGACTCGTCCATCTCGCGCATCCGGACATAGTAGCGATCGTAGTTGTCGCCATTGATGCCAACCGGCACGTCAAAATCGAGTTCGCCGTACGCGAGATAGGGCGTGTCCTTGCGCAGATCGCGAGGCACCCCCGTAGAGCGCAGAATAGGCCCGGTGAAGCCCCAGTGCAGGGCGTCCTTCGTGCTGATCACGCCCACGTTCCGCATGCGGTCAATGAAGATGCGGTTGCGGTCTACCAGGCCATGCACGCGTTCGATGTACTGCTCGTATTCGCCCAGAATCTCTTCGAGACGTTTGAACCAGCCAGCCGGCACATCAAACGCCAGTCCGCCAATGCGTCCATAGGAGTAGGTCACTCGCGCGCCCGTCAGGGCGGCGAGATGCTCGTACATCGAGTCACGCACCGTGACGAGATACAGGAACGCCGTGAGCGCGCCCAGTTCCATGAGCTGCGCCGCCACACAGGTGAGGTGGTCGGCCACCCGATTGTATTCGGCGAGCAGCGTGCGCAGATACTTGGTACGCGGCGTGATCTCGATGCCCATGAGCTGCTCCACCGCATCGCAATAGGCGAAGTTGTTGATCAGCGCAGAGCAGTAGTTCAGGCGGTCAACGTACGGGATGAGGTTGTGCCAGGTGTGATCCTCGCACTCCTTTTCGAATCCACGATGCAGATAGCCGCAGTGCACGTCAGTGCGCACGACTTTCTCGGCGTCCAGCTCGGCGATGATCTGCACGGTGCCGTGCGTCGCCGGATGGGAGGGGCCGATGTTGACCACGGTGGTGTCATCACGGGAAGCCGTGAAGACAGCCTGCACCGGATTCGCGATCGGCGGCTGGAGGATGGGCTCAGCGGACAAGGGCACTCTGTGGCGGACGGTACGGCACGAGCGGCTGCTCCTTCTGCTTCGGATAGTCCTTGCGCAGGGGGTGGCCCACGAATCCTTCGTACA contains the following coding sequences:
- the nuoD gene encoding NADH dehydrogenase (quinone) subunit D, whose product is MPLSAEPILQPPIANPVQAVFTASRDDTTVVNIGPSHPATHGTVQIIAELDAEKVVRTDVHCGYLHRGFEKECEDHTWHNLIPYVDRLNYCSALINNFAYCDAVEQLMGIEITPRTKYLRTLLAEYNRVADHLTCVAAQLMELGALTAFLYLVTVRDSMYEHLAALTGARVTYSYGRIGGLAFDVPAGWFKRLEEILGEYEQYIERVHGLVDRNRIFIDRMRNVGVISTKDALHWGFTGPILRSTGVPRDLRKDTPYLAYGELDFDVPVGINGDNYDRYYVRMREMDESVYMVRQLLEMIPEGPIMVDDRRCVFPDKALVYTEIESLINHFKLVMEGPVVPAGDIYLAHEGANGELGFYIVSTGDGQPHKVHVRSPSFVHMGGVHTMLNGYQLADIVTTFGSVNMIGGECDR
- the nuoE gene encoding NADH-quinone oxidoreductase subunit NuoE, translating into MTGPMNNIQHLIPEFERWKERYPAGFEGSLTIPCLRRIQEERGYIADSDIDELVAYLGVPRTQVDEVLGFYTMFTRTPLGHHHLQVCHNVSCSLRGADGLLKYLCGRLGIQPGETTPDGKFTVSTAECLASCGTAPMMMVNEAYHENLTPAAVDALLEELTK